The following coding sequences are from one Danio rerio strain Tuebingen ecotype United States chromosome 21, GRCz12tu, whole genome shotgun sequence window:
- the htr2cl2 gene encoding 5-hydroxytryptamine receptor 2C-like — MALLNTTASCNVTLDTDHSYSWPALFILVIIFFTIAGNILVIMAVSIESKLHNPTNFFLCSLAVADMLVGFLVMPISLISILYNHTWPLPQLLCPLWIFLDVLFSTASIMHLCAISLDRYIGIRNPFSISHTQSSRKAMIKIITVWTISIVLSLPIPVMGLQDEQKVFIDCACVLNEPRFILVGSIVAFFVPLVIMVVCYYLTLHHLQKHSKSFPHDSKSSCMHSSIETSDTSFLNSKSSSKMSAFPVIKRSPLKSRQGMNRALENERRASKVLGIVFFLFLIMWCPFFITNVLNAICRDNCSEYVHKLLDIFVWVGYVSSGVNPLIYTLFNKTYRQAFARYLRCKFH; from the exons ATGGCCTTGTTGAACACTACTGCTTCATGTAACGTGACGCTGGACACAGACCACAGCTACTCCTGGCCTGCGCTGTTCATTCTGGTCATTATATTTTTCACCATTGCCGGGAATATACTGGTGATTATGGCAGTGTCCATCGAGAGCAAGCTGCACAACCCCACCAACTTCTTCCTGTGCTCTCTGGCTGTGGCGGACATGCTGGTGGGATTCCTCGTTATGCCAATCTCACTAATAAGTATCCTTTACA ATCACACCTGGCCTCTCCCGCAGCTGCTGTGTCCGCTGTGGATCTTTCTGGACGTGCTTTTCTCCACAGCCTCCATCATGCATCTCTGCGCCATCTCTCTGGACCGCTACATCGGCATCCGCAACCCATTCAGTATCAGTCACACTCAGTCATCTCGCAAGGCCATGATCAAAATAATCACCGTGTGGACCATTTCTATAG TGTTGTCCCTGCCCATTCCAGTGATGGGTTTGCAGGATGAGCAGAAGGTGTTTATAGACTGCGCGTGTGTCCTGAACGAGCCTCGCTTTATCCTCGTTGGCTCCATCGTGGCCTTCTTCGTTCCTCTGGTCATCATGGTGGTCTGCTATTACCTCACTCTCCATCATCTCCAGAAACACAGCAAGTCCTTCCCGCACGACAGCAAGAGCTCCTGCATGCATTCGTCCATCGAAACAAGTGACACAAGCTTCCTAAACAGCAAGTCCTCCTCCAAAATGTCAGCGTTTCCGGTTATCAAACGCTCGCCGCTCAAAAGCAGACAAGGCATGAATCGAGCTTTGGAAAATGAACGGCGAGCCTCCAAAGTCTTGGGGATCGTCTTCTTTCTGTTCCTGATCATGTGGTGTCCGTTTTTCATCACCAATGTGCTGAACGCCATCTGTCGGGACAACTGTAGCGAGTATGTTCATAAACTCCTCGATATTTTCGTCTGGGTGGGATACGTCTCGTCTGGAGTGAACCCCCTGATTTACACCCTTTTCAACAAGACGTACCGCCAAGCCTTCGCTCGATACCTTCGCTGTAAATTTCACTAG